The nucleotide window CCTCCTTGGTCACCACGGCAAGCTCTCCGTCAGAGAGGTAAACGACCTTATTGGTATGCTCGACGATAGGTGCCGCATCGGATGCGATGAAAAACTCCCCTTCGCCGATACCGATCACCAGAGGACTGCCCTTGCGTGCAACAACAATCCTGTCGGGCTCACGCGATGAGATCACACAGAGACCGTAGGCTCCGTCAACATGACGAAGCGCCGTGCGGGTCGCTGACTCAAGATCAAGGGATGCATCTTTTTTCCATAACCAGTCGATAAGATGAACAAGCACCTCTGAATCCGTATCGCTGATAAACAGATAACCCTCGGAGATGAGCTCCTGCTTGAGGGCCGAGTAATTTTCGATAATACCGTTATGAATAACGGCAATATCCCCGGCGGCATTCAAATGGGGATGTGCATTGCGGTCACTCGGATCACCATGGGTCGCCCAGCGGGTATGGCCTATACCAATCGTCGCACCCGGCATCTTTTCCCTGAGCTTGGCAGTATCGGTTTCCAGACCGCTGACATTGCCCTTCTGCTTCATAACTGAAATGGTGCCGTTCAGGAGGGCGATTCCCGCCGAATCATAACCACGATATTCAAGTCTTTTCAAGCCCTTTAAAAGTACAGGAGCAGCTTCCTGCCAGCCTATATAACCAACAATTCCACACATAGTACTCTGTTTTTTAACTCTCTTTGTTACCCGCAATAATACATCGGAAATGAACGTTGCGGTCTTTTCTATCAATAGAACAATATAAAATGATTCCGGTTCAAACGCATCGCCGCCTATAAAACACGCCGCATACCATCGTAAATCTTCTTCGCTTCTTCAGCGACAGCGAGTTCATAGTCATCAATGGATAAAAACAACCCCGAGCCTGAAACTTCGGGATAGATAAGCGCACGGCTGACGTTGATCAGCGCACTTTGACGATCGGCATCAACGCCAAGATCCACTGCTTCTTCAAGAGATCCTCCCTGGGCGCCAACTCCGGGAATAAGAAAAAAAAGACCCGGTGCCTCACGACGAATCTCGCCAAGCTGCGAACTTTTTGTCGCCCCCACAACAATACCTGCATTGGCATTTCGGCTCCAGGACTCCACTTTACCAAGAACAGACCGGTAGAGTGGCGTGCCATCCTGCATCAACTTCTCCTCAAAATCAGCCGACCCCTCATTTGAGGTAAGGCAAAGAACAAAAACCAGCTTCTCCTCATAGGAAAAAAAAGGCTCAAGGGAATCAAACCCCATATACGGGGCTACCGTCACCGCATCAAAAGGCCAGTGTTCAAAAAATGCCCGGGCGTACTTTCTGCTGGTATTGCCGATATCAGCACGCTTGGCATCGGCAATAGTCATAATGGCATCAGGAATAGAGGCGAGCGTGTTTTCCATATCCTGCAAGCCGGAAATACCCCTTGCTTCGTAAAAAGCGGTATTGATCTTGTAAGCGACTGCTACATCACTGGTTGCCCTTATAATAGCACGATTAAACTCAAGAACCGGATTTGCGTAGGCCGAAAAAAGATCGGGGATTTTATCAGGATCGCTGTCCAGCCCGACACAAAGGAGAGATTTCAACGATGATATCCGGCGGTTTGCCTTATCCCGAACTGAACTCATAAGCACCCTCTCTCACGTTTTGTAATAATCCGGAACGCACCTTCTTCGGCAGGGAAAACTGCATGGAATGAAGAGATCCGGGTATGAAACCCGCGCTGGGAATGAAACTTATAGCCGCAGGAATACATTTTAAGAGTTGTAATATATAATATGTTTTCTTGCGATATGCTTCATTAAATGAAAGAATCCCGTAAATTAAAGGCCATTAATACCCTGAGAAGCAAGGCCTGTCATTATAACCATGATTGTTGATTGATGTCAAAAAAAACGAGTAGACCTTCAAATCCCTATAAAAACGAACCGGAAAGCAACCTGCCGCGGCCGAAATTCTCGATAATGTACTATGTGGTTGTTATTGTTCTTCTCATCGGAATTCAGCTTGCCTTTTTCTGGTCAGGCTCCACGCAGGAAATCCCGTACAGCACATTCCGCAAACTTATCGCTGAAAACAAAATTGAATCGGTCAAGATAGCACCGGAAAGAATATATCTCAAGCTCAAACCGGGTTCGGTTACAGGTGTTGCAGTCAAGGAACCGAAAAAAGAGGGGCCGGGGATCCTGCCCCAGTCATCTTCGAAGCCGGATGAAATTTTCGTTAATCCGGTACGCGATGACGGCCTGATTGAGCTGCTCGAAAGTAAGGGAATCAAATACCAGGGTTTGCCAAGCAGCACCTGGATCAGCGAACTGCTGCAATGGATTCTCCCGTTCGCCCTGCTTCTCGGCATCTACTTTTTTGTATTCCGTCGTATGGGCGGGCCGGGCTCACAGTTCATGAATATCAGCAAAAACAAGGCGGCTCTTTATGAAAACCTGGATGAGCATACCCGCATAACATTCAAGGATGTAGCCGGACTCGATGAGGCAAAAGCCGAAGTCATGGAGGTAGTCGATTTCCTCAAGGATCCGAAAAAGTATACAACGCTCGGCGGCAAGCTACCGAAAGGGGTGCTGCTTGTGGGCCCTCCCGGAACCGGCAAAACCCTTCTTGCCAAAGCCGTAGCCGGAGAAGCCGATGTGCCGTTTTTCAGCATCAGCGGCTCGGATTTTGTTGAGATGTTTGTCGGTGTCGGTGCCGCAAGAGTCCGGGACCTTTTCAAGCAGGCCAAGGAGAAAGCCCCCTGTATCATCTTTATTGATGAAATTGATGCTGTGGGCCGTAGCCGGGGCAAAGGCGCCATGATGGGCGCCAATGACGAAAGGGAGAACACCCTCAACCAGCTTCTGGTGGAAATGGACGGATTTGCAACCGACAAGGGGGTAATCCTGATGGCTGCAACCAACCGGCCCGACGTGCTCGATTCCGCCCTGCTCAGGCCCGGCCGTTTTGACCGTCAGATCATGGTCGATAAACCGGATCTGAAAGGACGTATCGATATTTTCAAGGTGCACACCAAAAAGCTTTCGCTCTCTGCAGATGTCAATCTGAAGGCACTCGCCTCGCAGACTCCGGGATTTGCCGGTGCGGAAATTGCCAATGCTGCAAATGAAGCCGCCCTGCTTGCCTCACGCCGAAACAAGCAGAGCATTGAAATGAAAGATTTTGAAGATGCCATCGAACGGGTTGTGGCCGGACTTGAGAAAAAGAACAAGGTGATCAACCCGCGTGAAAAGCAGATCGTAGCCTATCATGAAGCGGGCCATGCCATTGTCGGCTGGATGATGCCGGAGAACGATCCGGTGCAGAAAATATCCATCGTTCCTCGAGGAATGAGCGCACTCGGCTATACCATGAATATCCCGCTTGAAGATCGTTATCTCATGACAAAAAACGAGCTTCTTGCGCGAATCTGCAGTCTTCTCGGAGGCCGCATTGCCGAACAGATCATCTTCAATGAAATTTCGACCGGAGCACAGAATGACCTTGAAAAAGTCACCAGTATAGCCTACAACATGGTGATGGTTTACGGCATGAGTGACAAGCTCGGCAACCTCTCCTTCTTTGAGAGCAACAACCCTTACTACGGCAGCCCCGGCATAGACAAAAAGTACAGTGAAGAGACCGCACGGCTTATCGACAGAGAGGTCATGGCTATCGTCGAAGAGTCCCGTATCAAAGTCACGGAACTCCTTACCCGGAACCGCGAAAAACTTGAAAAACTCGCCTCTGAACTGCTGCTGAAGGAGATGCTGCAGTACAATCAGATCGAGGAGATTCTCGGGAAACGACCTGAGGGACTTTTTCCTGTACATCTCGAAGAGGAGCTCCTCCCGGACATTGATGAAGAGAGCGTTGAAAAGGACACCTCGCCGAAAGAATCGGCTGCAAATGGTTCTGCGCCTCTCAGCGATACCGAGCAGGCTGAACTTGAAGCCGCTGTCGCACGACTCAAAGAGGCTCGAAACATACCGGAAAACTGAGCATTCAGGTTTATGCAGAAAAGGATGCATTTGACCGTCTCCGGTCTTGTACAAGGAGTTGGGTTCCGAATGTTCATTGACCGGGTTGCCAATGAGCTCAATCTGCATGGCTGGGTAAAAAACAGGCCCGACGGCACCGTTGAAATCGAGGCTCAGGGAGCAGAGGAAAAGCTTGATGAGCTTTTCAGACGGGCAGAAAAAGGGCCCTCCCGCGCCCGGGTCACCGGAATAAAACGAATGGAGATGGCGCCGGACCACTCGTTTTGCGGCTTTACCGTTTTGCTGTAACCGAACTGAAAAAATGGCAATAAAAAAGGCAGGAGATCTCCTGCCTTTTTTATCATGTAGTGATGAGTGTGGGTCCCGAGGGATTCGAACCCCCGACCTACTGGGTGTAAACCAGCCGCTCTAACCAACTGAGCTAGGAACCCGTGAAAGGCCATAAGTATAGTATAAATTCCCCGGAAGAACAAATAGAAAAATCACACAGAGCAAGCTCTCCATTCCGGCTATTTGTATGCCTTCACGAAAAAGCATAAATTCAGGCCAACCAAGTTATTACTCAAGGGTCCCCCTGTTTATTGTCATGCATCCTGACCTGGTCGGGAGAATGAAGCAATCAACGTGCAAAACAAATAAATTGCAGGACCAGTATAAAGCGGCAACCTTTTTTCTTCATCATTATGCGATCAATAGCCATTCTCGGCTCTACCGGCTCCATCGGTGTCAGTACCCTTGATGTTGTAAGACAGCACCCGGATAAATTCAACGTAACCGGCCTTGCCGCTGGCCGTGATATAACGCTGCTTGCTGAACAGATCAGGGAGTTCAGGCCTGAAGCGGTTTCTGTAAGGGATGAAGAGTCCATAGCAAAACTGCATGCCCTTCTGGGAGAGTACAAACCTTCTATTTTGTCAGGCAGTGAAGGTGCTTCAGCCATTGCCTCCGCAGATGGACCGGATATGGTTGTGTCGGCTATTGTCGGTGCAGCAGGCCTGCTGCCTACGGTAAGCGCCATAAAGGCCGGAAAACATATCGCTCTGGCCAACAAGGAGACGCTTGTGGTCGCGGGTCAACTGGTATCTGATCTTGTAAAAAAGTATAAGGTGCAGCTTCTGCCCGTTGACAGTGAGCACTCAGCCATTTTCCAGTCGCTTGAAGGTCACCGCACCGAGGATGTCGAACGCATCATTCTGACCGCTTCAGGCGGGCCATTCCGGAATACATCAGCTGAAGAGCTGAAAAACGTCGGCCTCGAACAGGCCCTGAAACATCCCCAGTGGAGCATGGGAGCAAAAATCACCATTGACTCCGCAACCATGATGAACAAAGGCCTTGAAGTAATTGAAGCTCACTGGCTCTTTAATATGCCTGCCGAAAAAATTGGTGTTGTGGTTCATCCCCAGAGTATCATTCACTCCATGGTTGAATATATAGACGGATGCGTCATTGCCCAGTTGGGGGCACCCGACATGCGCGCTCCGATTGCCTATGCCCTCTCATACCCGGAAAGGTGCATAAGCGGCATCCAGAAACTGGATCTGATAAAAATCGGAACGCTGACGTTTGAGGAACCCGATATGGTGCGATTCCCTGCGCTTCGACTTGCATTTGATGCCTTGAAAGCCGGCCGCACCTACCCGGCAGTGCTGAATGCGGCCAATGAGATTGCTGTAGCCGCTTTTCTTGATAAAAAAATCGCTTTTGTCGATATTGCCGCCACAGTCGAAAAAACCATGCAGGCCCACGATGCATTTACACCGGTCGAACTTGACGAGTACCTGATGGCTGACCGCTGGGCCAGGGATACAGCAACCAAATTTATCTCATAACCGAGTAAACCAACAAGAGCACACAATTCGCCCATAAACGAGGGGCAGATGGTGAGCTCTCCTGAAACGAAGGATACCTATGGACATTCTGAGTACTGCATTTTTTTTCATTCTCGCCATCTTCATTCTGGTAACGGCCCATGAACTCGGCCATTTTCTGACGGCGAAACTCTTCGGCATGAGGGTCGACAAATTTTACATCGGATTCGATTTTTTCGACATGCGGCTCTGGAAAAAGAAGATCGGAGAGACTGAATACGGCATTGGCGTCTTTCCCCTCGGCGGTTATGTCAAGATTGCCGGTATGGTCGATGAAAGCCTCGATACAAACTTTCAGAACACAAAGCCGGAACCATGGGAGTTCCGCGCAAAACCGGCATGGCAGCGACTGATTGTGCTTGCAGGCGGAGTAGCCATGAACATGATTCTTGCTACCCTTATCTTTATCGGTCTTACCCTTGTTCTCGGCGAATCAAGGACAAGCATCAACAGCCCGGCTTTCGTTGAGAAGGGCTCGGTTTTTGAAGCGATGGGCATGAAAACCGGCGACCGGTTTGTACTGGTGAACGGCAGATCCCTGCCAAGCTG belongs to Candidatus Chlorobium masyuteum and includes:
- the ftsH gene encoding ATP-dependent zinc metalloprotease FtsH; the encoded protein is MSKKTSRPSNPYKNEPESNLPRPKFSIMYYVVVIVLLIGIQLAFFWSGSTQEIPYSTFRKLIAENKIESVKIAPERIYLKLKPGSVTGVAVKEPKKEGPGILPQSSSKPDEIFVNPVRDDGLIELLESKGIKYQGLPSSTWISELLQWILPFALLLGIYFFVFRRMGGPGSQFMNISKNKAALYENLDEHTRITFKDVAGLDEAKAEVMEVVDFLKDPKKYTTLGGKLPKGVLLVGPPGTGKTLLAKAVAGEADVPFFSISGSDFVEMFVGVGAARVRDLFKQAKEKAPCIIFIDEIDAVGRSRGKGAMMGANDERENTLNQLLVEMDGFATDKGVILMAATNRPDVLDSALLRPGRFDRQIMVDKPDLKGRIDIFKVHTKKLSLSADVNLKALASQTPGFAGAEIANAANEAALLASRRNKQSIEMKDFEDAIERVVAGLEKKNKVINPREKQIVAYHEAGHAIVGWMMPENDPVQKISIVPRGMSALGYTMNIPLEDRYLMTKNELLARICSLLGGRIAEQIIFNEISTGAQNDLEKVTSIAYNMVMVYGMSDKLGNLSFFESNNPYYGSPGIDKKYSEETARLIDREVMAIVEESRIKVTELLTRNREKLEKLASELLLKEMLQYNQIEEILGKRPEGLFPVHLEEELLPDIDEESVEKDTSPKESAANGSAPLSDTEQAELEAAVARLKEARNIPEN
- the dxr gene encoding 1-deoxy-D-xylulose-5-phosphate reductoisomerase, producing MRSIAILGSTGSIGVSTLDVVRQHPDKFNVTGLAAGRDITLLAEQIREFRPEAVSVRDEESIAKLHALLGEYKPSILSGSEGASAIASADGPDMVVSAIVGAAGLLPTVSAIKAGKHIALANKETLVVAGQLVSDLVKKYKVQLLPVDSEHSAIFQSLEGHRTEDVERIILTASGGPFRNTSAEELKNVGLEQALKHPQWSMGAKITIDSATMMNKGLEVIEAHWLFNMPAEKIGVVVHPQSIIHSMVEYIDGCVIAQLGAPDMRAPIAYALSYPERCISGIQKLDLIKIGTLTFEEPDMVRFPALRLAFDALKAGRTYPAVLNAANEIAVAAFLDKKIAFVDIAATVEKTMQAHDAFTPVELDEYLMADRWARDTATKFIS
- the pyrF gene encoding orotidine-5'-phosphate decarboxylase, producing MSSVRDKANRRISSLKSLLCVGLDSDPDKIPDLFSAYANPVLEFNRAIIRATSDVAVAYKINTAFYEARGISGLQDMENTLASIPDAIMTIADAKRADIGNTSRKYARAFFEHWPFDAVTVAPYMGFDSLEPFFSYEEKLVFVLCLTSNEGSADFEEKLMQDGTPLYRSVLGKVESWSRNANAGIVVGATKSSQLGEIRREAPGLFFLIPGVGAQGGSLEEAVDLGVDADRQSALINVSRALIYPEVSGSGLFLSIDDYELAVAEEAKKIYDGMRRVL
- a CDS encoding acylphosphatase, coding for MQKRMHLTVSGLVQGVGFRMFIDRVANELNLHGWVKNRPDGTVEIEAQGAEEKLDELFRRAEKGPSRARVTGIKRMEMAPDHSFCGFTVLL